In the Chiloscyllium plagiosum isolate BGI_BamShark_2017 chromosome 15, ASM401019v2, whole genome shotgun sequence genome, one interval contains:
- the c1galt1c1 gene encoding C1GALT1-specific chaperone 1 — MIKEGNSFMKGVILGGIVCLVFTLFNNTKISGELGLRSHEHRHLKAPDKEELLKLPETKRMELSLTIRVLCLIMVTPKEIGYWASVIETWSKHCDKAVFYSPETIKVFESVSLATEDQWIQTRRAFKHAYENFKDEYNWFFLAKSSTFAIIENLKFFLLNKDPEQPFYIGHSIKSGELEYVEFSSGVVLSIEALERLYRVLDDPMKCPEKGSLLWKMSEEKELAVCLKYTGIVADNAEDNEGKELFNSKNINTLVVEAMSNHPSEVVEGCCSDVAITFHGHSPNHMHVLMYGVYRLRPYGHIFNDALIFMPPLNSDND, encoded by the coding sequence ATGATAAAAGAAGGCAATTCTTTCATGAAGGGTGTGATATTGGGTGGAATAGTTTGTTTGGTCTTCACCCTTTTTAATAACACGAAGATAAGCGGAGAATTGGGATTGCGAAGCCACGAACACCGCCACCTCAAAGCTCCCGACAAGGAAGAACTCCTGAAGCTGCCCGAGACGAAGCGTATGGAGCTAAGTCTCACTATCCGTGTTCTTTGCTTGATCATGGTTACACCCAAAGAAATTGGCTATTGGGCCTCTGTGATAGAAACGTGGAGCAAACATTGTGATAAAGCTGTCTTTTACAGCCCGGAAACCATAAAAGTCTTTGAATCAGTCAGCCTTGCAACGGAAGATCAATGGATCCAAACCAGAAGAGCCTTTAAGCACGCATATGAGAACTTCAAAGATGAGTATAATTGGTTTTTCTTGGCAAAATCATCTACGTTTGCAATTATTGAAAATCTTAAGTTCTTTTTACTAAATAAAGATCCAGAACAGCCTTTCTATATTGGTCATTCAATTAAGTCTGGTGAATTGGAATATGTGGAATTTTCTTCAGGCGTGGTCCTAAGTATAGAAGCATTAGAAAGACTCTATCGGGTTCTTGATGATCCTATGAAATGCCCAGAAAAGGGGAGTTTGCTGTGGAAGATGTCTGAAGAAAAGGAACTTGCAGTATGTCTGAAGTACACAGGAATTGTTGCTGATAATGCAGAAGATAATGAAGGAAAAGAACTGTTTAATTCAAAAAATATAAACACCCTTGTTGTGGAGGCAATGTCCAATCATCCGAGTGAAgttgtggaaggatgttgttctGATGTAGCTATTACTTTTCATGGACATTCACCTAACCATATGCATGTTCTCATGTATGGTGTTTACAGACTACGACCTTATGGGCATATATTTAATGATGCACTGATTTTCATGCCACCTTTAAATTCAGACAATGATTAA